A single region of the Methanococcoides sp. AM1 genome encodes:
- a CDS encoding PepSY domain-containing protein — protein sequence MRKITNMLLIGAIFLAGAGMITLTMQTDTVQAAYGSGPGSGWGGCPAYGSGYSGYSGYNMANSYSGSYELTVESIEDALDIAQQEIDADVKEENIYQMGRWWVVYHTNDDGIVTRSYIDAFSGDVLDTTSQTYDYANTGRGYSMMYGSGSGSGSGYGYAMGHGRMYRY from the coding sequence ATGAGAAAAATAACAAACATGCTTTTGATAGGTGCTATATTTCTTGCCGGTGCAGGAATGATCACACTGACGATGCAAACTGATACTGTTCAGGCTGCTTATGGTTCAGGCCCGGGATCAGGATGGGGTGGATGCCCTGCATATGGTTCAGGATATTCGGGCTATTCCGGATATAACATGGCAAATTCCTATTCCGGTAGTTATGAACTGACCGTTGAAAGCATTGAGGATGCACTAGACATAGCTCAGCAAGAGATCGATGCCGATGTGAAAGAGGAGAACATCTACCAGATGGGCAGATGGTGGGTTGTGTATCATACCAACGATGATGGCATTGTAACACGCAGCTACATCGATGCATTTAGTGGTGATGTTCTGGACACTACCAGTCAGACATACGACTATGCGAATACAGGACGTGGATACAGCATGATGTACGGTTCTGGCTCTGGCTCCGGATCGGGTTATGGATATGCGATGGGTCATGGCAGGATGTACCGTTACTGA
- a CDS encoding FTR1 family protein: MFSSFMITFREGLEAFLIVGIILAYLVQTRRTELNRYVYSGTGLAIVGSLIAAVVFNLLAIQFEGRNEELFEGIVMLVAAVILTSMIIWMARENNNISSTIKEQVEGKKAYGLFALAFLSVLREGIETVLFLGAAAMNNETNAVLYGGLAGLSVSIVVAYLVFRYSSHTNLNNFFKITSIFLILFAAGLAAHGVHELQEAGVVPIIVEHVWDINHVIDEKGTFGSIMKSLLGYNGNPSLIEVLSYAGYYVVIGIGLRVPGRRNKVAITA; this comes from the coding sequence ATGTTTTCAAGCTTTATGATAACATTCAGGGAAGGTCTTGAAGCCTTTCTGATCGTGGGGATCATCCTCGCGTATCTTGTACAGACAAGACGAACGGAACTGAACAGGTACGTCTATAGTGGTACGGGACTTGCTATCGTTGGAAGCCTGATCGCTGCAGTTGTCTTCAACCTTCTTGCGATACAATTCGAAGGGCGTAACGAGGAGCTCTTTGAAGGAATTGTGATGCTGGTAGCAGCAGTTATCCTGACATCCATGATAATCTGGATGGCACGTGAGAATAATAACATCTCGTCAACGATAAAGGAGCAGGTCGAAGGAAAGAAAGCCTACGGACTCTTTGCACTGGCATTCCTCTCTGTACTGAGGGAAGGTATCGAGACCGTACTCTTCCTTGGGGCAGCTGCAATGAACAATGAGACCAATGCTGTGCTCTATGGAGGACTTGCAGGTCTTTCTGTATCCATTGTGGTCGCATACCTGGTATTCAGATACTCTTCACACACGAACCTGAATAACTTCTTCAAGATCACCAGTATCTTCCTGATCCTCTTTGCAGCAGGACTGGCAGCACATGGTGTACACGAACTTCAGGAGGCAGGCGTAGTTCCGATCATTGTAGAACATGTCTGGGATATCAATCACGTCATCGATGAGAAAGGAACCTTTGGTTCTATCATGAAATCCCTGTTAGGATACAATGGAAATCCGTCACTGATAGAAGTGCTGAGCTATGCCGGATACTATGTCGTAATAGGCATAGGGCTGAGGGTGCCTGGAAGGCGAAATAAGGTCGCTATAACTGCCTGA